In Wenyingzhuangia fucanilytica, the following are encoded in one genomic region:
- a CDS encoding geranylgeranylglycerol-phosphate geranylgeranyltransferase — protein sequence MVSILQLIRWKNLVLISIGQIIIIWSLYSLEQFTLPAVFYIICTLCFAAGGNIINDYFDLIPDKINKPQKQIIGKIITPKKAFTLYIFINIIGLIIGTLICFLLQSITLYFYGIPVIILLYLYSKKLKGTPLLGNIIIASFTAFSMLFILMIIPSSPYQKGIIYLLSLFAFLLNFIREIIKDIEDIKGDKKALLKTLPILIGTKSTIKFVRIIILFTLMCFVMLLYITNQIPLKIYIFVTLILPLSNIFINLKNSKKKHDYSRISKNLKLIIAFGIFTILFT from the coding sequence ATGGTTAGCATACTCCAATTAATTAGGTGGAAAAACCTTGTATTGATTAGTATAGGGCAAATCATTATTATTTGGAGTTTATATTCTTTAGAGCAGTTTACTTTACCTGCTGTTTTTTATATTATTTGTACCTTATGTTTTGCTGCTGGTGGAAATATCATCAATGATTATTTTGACCTTATCCCAGACAAAATTAACAAACCCCAAAAGCAAATTATAGGAAAAATCATCACTCCTAAAAAAGCTTTTACATTATATATTTTCATCAATATAATTGGGCTTATTATAGGAACACTAATTTGTTTTCTTTTACAAAGTATTACCTTGTATTTTTATGGAATTCCTGTAATCATCCTATTATATTTATACAGTAAAAAACTAAAAGGAACTCCTTTACTGGGCAATATCATCATTGCAAGTTTTACAGCATTTTCTATGTTATTTATTTTGATGATTATTCCTAGTTCACCTTACCAAAAAGGAATTATTTATCTATTATCTCTATTTGCTTTTTTGCTAAATTTTATCAGAGAAATTATTAAAGATATTGAAGATATTAAAGGAGATAAAAAAGCCTTATTAAAAACACTACCTATTTTAATAGGTACCAAAAGCACTATAAAATTTGTACGAATAATTATATTATTTACTTTAATGTGTTTTGTAATGTTGTTATATATAACGAACCAAATTCCACTTAAAATTTACATTTTCGTTACTTTAATACTTCCACTGTCTAATATTTTTATTAACTTAAAAAACAGTAAAAAAAAGCACGATTATTCAAGAATTAGTAAAAATCTTAAATTAATTATTGCATTTGGAATTTTTACTATACTTTTTACATAA
- a CDS encoding Maf family nucleotide pyrophosphatase yields the protein MLKDILKNYKVILGSKSPRRKQFLEDLNIVFESRTIDSQEIYPHHFKAEQITEFLAEYKSNAIHLEDNELLITADTIVWSNNKALEKPKNNLDAFKMLEELSNNSHEVITSVCIATTKKTKVFTDKTKVYFKELSSKEINYYIENYKPFDKAGSYGIQEWIGLIGVTKIEGSYANVVGLPVQKLYKELKNF from the coding sequence ATGCTAAAAGATATTCTTAAAAACTACAAGGTGATTTTAGGTTCAAAATCACCGAGAAGAAAACAATTCTTAGAAGATTTAAATATAGTATTTGAAAGTCGAACAATAGATAGTCAAGAAATATACCCTCACCATTTTAAAGCTGAACAAATCACTGAATTTTTAGCGGAGTATAAATCAAATGCAATTCATTTAGAAGATAATGAGTTATTGATAACTGCTGATACTATTGTATGGTCTAATAACAAAGCACTTGAAAAACCAAAAAACAATCTTGATGCTTTTAAAATGTTAGAAGAATTATCAAATAACAGTCACGAAGTAATTACCTCTGTTTGTATTGCCACTACCAAAAAAACAAAGGTGTTTACAGACAAAACCAAAGTTTATTTTAAAGAACTAAGTTCTAAAGAAATTAACTACTATATAGAGAACTACAAACCTTTTGATAAAGCCGGAAGTTATGGAATTCAGGAATGGATTGGATTAATTGGAGTTACTAAAATTGAAGGTAGTTATGCAAACGTTGTAGGTCTTCCTGTACAAAAATTATATAAAGAACTTAAAAACTTTTAA
- a CDS encoding transketolase family protein, whose product MKKYTYTEKKDTRSGFGTGLAHLGRTNPNVVALCADLIGSLKMDEFIKENPERFFQIGIAEANMMGIAAGLTIGGKIPFTGTFAAFSTGRVYDQIRQSIAYSDKNVKICASHAGLTLGEDGATHQILEDIGLMKMLPGMTVINTCDFNQTEAATIAIAEHEGPVYLRFGRPVVPIFMPKFTDTENENKFVIGKGIQMTEGNDVTIVATGHLVWEALQAAEELEKEGITADVINIHTIKPLDEEIILKSIAKTGCIVTAEEHNIIGGLGESVARTLALNTPVPQEFVGTQDTFGESGTPAQLMDKYNLNAAAIVAASKKVIKRT is encoded by the coding sequence ATGAAAAAATACACTTACACAGAGAAAAAAGATACTCGTTCAGGTTTTGGTACTGGTTTAGCTCATTTAGGAAGAACAAACCCTAATGTTGTAGCATTATGTGCCGATTTAATTGGTTCATTAAAAATGGATGAATTTATTAAAGAAAATCCTGAAAGATTTTTCCAAATTGGTATTGCAGAAGCTAACATGATGGGAATTGCTGCTGGTTTAACTATAGGTGGAAAAATTCCATTTACAGGAACTTTTGCTGCTTTCTCTACAGGACGTGTTTATGATCAAATTAGACAATCTATTGCATATTCTGATAAAAACGTAAAAATTTGTGCTTCTCACGCGGGATTAACTTTAGGAGAAGATGGAGCAACTCACCAAATTCTAGAAGATATAGGATTGATGAAAATGTTACCAGGTATGACAGTAATTAATACTTGTGACTTTAATCAAACTGAAGCTGCTACAATTGCAATTGCTGAACATGAAGGACCTGTATATTTACGTTTTGGTAGACCTGTAGTGCCTATTTTTATGCCTAAATTTACTGATACTGAAAATGAAAATAAATTTGTAATTGGTAAAGGTATTCAAATGACAGAAGGTAACGATGTAACTATTGTTGCTACTGGTCACTTAGTTTGGGAAGCTTTACAAGCTGCAGAAGAATTAGAAAAAGAAGGAATTACTGCTGATGTAATTAACATACATACTATTAAACCTTTAGATGAAGAAATTATTTTAAAATCTATTGCTAAAACAGGATGTATTGTTACTGCTGAAGAACACAATATTATTGGTGGTTTAGGAGAAAGTGTTGCTAGAACTTTAGCTTTAAACACTCCTGTTCCTCAAGAATTTGTAGGTACTCAAGATACTTTTGGAGAATCTGGTACTCCTGCTCAGTTAATGGACAAATACAACTTAAATGCTGCTGCAATTGTTGCTGCATCTAAAAAAGTTATCAAAAGAACATAG
- a CDS encoding Dps family protein has protein sequence MKTLVGIETKSANRIIENLNDLLANFQIHYQNLRGLHWNIKGKNFFELHVKFEEYYTDSQIKIDEIAERILTLGGTPLHTFTDYLETSKIAVGKNITNDVEAVNLVVTGYKQLLEIERELLVVSDEADDEGTNSMISDFVSEQEKTLWMLNAWLG, from the coding sequence ATGAAAACACTAGTAGGAATTGAAACAAAAAGCGCAAATAGAATTATTGAAAACCTAAATGATTTACTAGCTAATTTTCAAATTCATTACCAAAACTTAAGAGGATTACACTGGAATATTAAAGGGAAAAACTTTTTTGAATTACACGTAAAGTTTGAAGAATATTATACAGATTCTCAGATAAAAATCGATGAAATAGCTGAGCGTATTTTAACATTAGGAGGAACTCCATTACATACTTTTACAGATTATTTAGAAACTTCTAAAATAGCTGTAGGGAAAAATATTACCAATGATGTTGAGGCTGTTAATTTAGTGGTAACAGGGTATAAGCAATTGTTAGAAATTGAAAGAGAATTATTAGTTGTGTCTGACGAAGCAGATGATGAAGGAACTAATTCTATGATTAGTGATTTTGTAAGTGAGCAAGAAAAAACATTGTGGATGTTAAATGCTTGGTTAGGATAA
- a CDS encoding LysR family transcriptional regulator: MTITQLKYVLAVAKYQNFTTASEHCFVTQPTLSMQIHKLEEALDIQIFNRNKKPIELTEVGKKIVAQAKIIVNESNRITDIVDQEKGYIGGEFKIGIIPTIMPSLLPLFLKNFNKKYPKVALVINELTTAEIVQKLKDGYLDAAIAATPLNDENIIESPIYYEPFIGLVNSNHRLYNEKFLNPQDLSLDDLLLLEDGHCFKESVLNICSSLSPNNKKQFALQSGSFNTLIKLTKEGMGMTLLPYLHSLDLSKEDKSLIREFQKPYPAREVSMIYHKSELKLQLINALKDEISGVIRGLIAFTDVDIISPLKAVN; this comes from the coding sequence ATGACTATTACTCAATTAAAATATGTTTTAGCAGTAGCAAAATATCAAAACTTTACCACAGCTTCGGAACATTGTTTTGTTACCCAACCAACTTTAAGTATGCAAATACATAAACTAGAAGAAGCTTTGGATATTCAAATCTTCAATAGAAACAAAAAACCTATTGAGCTAACAGAAGTTGGTAAAAAAATAGTAGCGCAAGCTAAAATTATTGTAAATGAGAGTAACCGAATTACAGATATTGTAGATCAAGAAAAAGGATATATCGGTGGGGAATTTAAAATAGGAATCATCCCTACAATTATGCCTAGTCTACTACCTTTATTTCTTAAAAACTTTAATAAAAAATATCCAAAAGTAGCACTTGTTATAAACGAATTAACTACTGCAGAAATTGTACAAAAACTAAAGGATGGTTATTTAGATGCTGCCATTGCCGCAACTCCTTTAAATGATGAAAACATCATAGAATCTCCTATTTATTACGAACCATTTATTGGGCTAGTAAATAGCAACCACAGATTATATAACGAAAAATTCTTAAATCCTCAAGACCTTAGTTTAGATGATTTATTGTTATTAGAAGACGGACATTGTTTTAAAGAAAGCGTATTAAATATTTGTAGCTCTTTAAGTCCAAACAACAAAAAGCAATTTGCCCTACAAAGCGGTAGTTTTAACACTTTAATTAAATTAACCAAAGAAGGTATGGGAATGACTCTTTTGCCATATTTACATTCTTTAGATCTAAGTAAAGAAGATAAAAGTTTGATTCGCGAGTTTCAAAAACCATATCCAGCAAGAGAAGTAAGTATGATTTACCATAAATCAGAATTAAAACTACAACTTATTAATGCTTTAAAAGATGAAATTTCTGGGGTTATTAGAGGATTAATTGCTTTTACAGATGTTGATATCATCAGTCCTTTAAAAGCTGTCAATTAA
- a CDS encoding AMP-dependent synthetase/ligase, with product MQSVTRIFDFPMYQLENLPLKKAFTTKYNNEWVSISTQEFIEQYNYASKGLLELGINKDDKIAVISSNNRTEWNILDIAILQTGAQNVPIYPTISANDYEYILNHSEATYCFVSDVEILEKVNLIKNKTSIKEVYTFDEIDGVKNWKEIIESGKKSDKDQLLEERKNSILTTDLATIIYTSGTTGKPKGVMLSHQNIVSNTIDSSPRVPLEKGKSKALSFLPVCHVFERMILYLYQYESIEIYFAESIEKVSDNLKEIKPNIMTGVPRLYEKVYDKIYAKGQELKGIKKALFYWAVNLGLRYEPFGANGWCYEFQLKIARKLIFSKWKEALGGNLSTLVSGSAALQPRLARVFAAAEMTILEGYGLTETSPVIAVNDIKNKAFKIGTVGKTIDNIEVKIAEDGEILVKGPNIMLGYYKDPEKTESVMSGEYFHTGDIGELDSEGFLKITDRKKEIFKTSGGKYVVPTLLENDLKQSRFIEQIMVIGEGEKMPAALIQINFNFMRDWCKIKNIIDVDTNEKLIKNPLVIDRINQEVQSCNKNFGNWEQIKRFELTPDEWSIDGGHLTPTMKIKRKIVLEIYKDLYQKIYGEN from the coding sequence ATGCAATCTGTAACTAGGATTTTTGATTTTCCGATGTATCAATTAGAAAATCTTCCGCTTAAAAAAGCGTTCACCACTAAATACAATAATGAGTGGGTTTCTATTTCTACACAAGAATTTATTGAACAGTACAACTATGCCTCTAAAGGATTGTTAGAGTTAGGAATTAATAAGGATGATAAAATTGCTGTCATTTCATCTAACAATAGAACTGAATGGAACATTTTAGATATTGCTATATTGCAAACTGGAGCACAAAATGTACCCATTTACCCTACCATATCTGCCAATGATTATGAATATATCTTAAACCATTCTGAAGCTACTTATTGCTTTGTATCTGATGTAGAAATTTTAGAAAAAGTAAACCTAATCAAGAATAAAACTTCTATTAAAGAAGTGTATACTTTTGATGAAATTGATGGGGTAAAGAATTGGAAAGAAATTATTGAATCAGGAAAAAAATCTGATAAAGACCAATTATTAGAAGAACGAAAAAATAGTATTCTAACAACAGATTTAGCCACTATTATTTACACCTCTGGAACTACAGGAAAACCTAAAGGAGTAATGTTGAGCCATCAAAATATAGTTTCTAATACTATTGACAGCTCTCCTAGAGTTCCACTTGAAAAGGGAAAGTCTAAGGCTTTAAGTTTTTTACCTGTTTGTCATGTTTTTGAAAGAATGATTTTATACTTATATCAATACGAAAGCATTGAAATATATTTTGCAGAATCTATTGAAAAAGTTAGCGATAATCTAAAAGAAATTAAGCCTAACATTATGACGGGAGTTCCCCGATTATACGAAAAGGTTTATGATAAAATTTACGCCAAAGGACAGGAACTAAAAGGAATAAAAAAAGCTTTATTCTATTGGGCTGTTAATCTAGGATTAAGATATGAACCTTTTGGAGCTAATGGTTGGTGTTATGAATTTCAATTAAAAATTGCTAGAAAATTAATTTTTAGCAAATGGAAAGAAGCTTTAGGAGGAAACCTAAGTACTTTGGTTTCTGGTAGTGCTGCCTTACAACCTAGATTAGCTAGAGTATTTGCAGCAGCAGAAATGACCATTTTAGAAGGTTATGGTTTAACAGAAACTTCTCCTGTTATTGCTGTTAACGATATTAAAAACAAAGCATTTAAAATAGGAACTGTAGGTAAAACTATTGATAATATTGAAGTTAAAATTGCCGAAGATGGTGAGATTTTAGTAAAAGGTCCTAATATCATGCTTGGCTATTACAAAGATCCTGAAAAAACGGAAAGTGTAATGTCTGGCGAGTACTTTCATACTGGAGATATAGGTGAATTAGACAGTGAAGGTTTTTTAAAAATTACCGATCGTAAAAAGGAAATTTTTAAAACCTCTGGGGGAAAATATGTAGTACCTACTTTATTAGAAAACGATTTAAAACAATCTAGATTTATTGAGCAAATTATGGTCATTGGTGAGGGGGAAAAAATGCCAGCTGCTCTTATTCAAATCAACTTTAATTTTATGCGTGACTGGTGTAAAATTAAAAATATAATAGATGTTGACACCAATGAAAAACTAATTAAAAATCCATTAGTAATAGATCGTATTAATCAAGAAGTACAAAGTTGTAATAAAAATTTTGGTAATTGGGAACAAATTAAAAGGTTTGAATTAACCCCTGATGAATGGAGTATTGACGGAGGGCATTTAACTCCAACTATGAAAATAAAACGTAAAATTGTTTTAGAAATATATAAAGATTTATACCAAAAAATATATGGAGAAAATTAG
- a CDS encoding metallophosphoesterase family protein — translation MMKILLLSDTHSYLDDAILKYVKLADEVWHVGDIGEITVTDALKKLKPLRAVYGNIDGAEARAEFPLDNRFVVDGLEVWMTHIGGYPNRYNVRIKEKIKENPPKLFISGHSHILKVQYDQKLQLLHMNPGAAGKHGFHQVRTMLRFEIIKGEITNLEVIELGKRA, via the coding sequence ATTATGAAAATACTATTACTATCAGACACACATAGCTATTTAGATGATGCCATTTTAAAATATGTAAAATTAGCCGATGAGGTTTGGCATGTGGGGGATATTGGAGAAATAACAGTAACCGATGCTCTTAAAAAGTTAAAGCCTTTAAGAGCTGTTTATGGTAATATTGATGGAGCAGAAGCTAGGGCAGAATTCCCTTTAGACAATCGTTTTGTTGTTGATGGTTTAGAAGTTTGGATGACGCATATTGGAGGCTATCCTAACCGATATAATGTAAGAATTAAAGAAAAGATAAAAGAAAACCCACCAAAATTATTTATTAGTGGGCATTCGCATATTTTAAAAGTTCAGTACGATCAAAAATTACAGTTGCTACATATGAATCCGGGAGCAGCTGGTAAACATGGTTTTCATCAAGTAAGAACAATGTTGCGTTTTGAAATTATAAAAGGAGAAATCACCAATTTAGAGGTGATTGAATTAGGAAAAAGAGCCTAA
- the truA gene encoding tRNA pseudouridine(38-40) synthase TruA, translated as MRYFAELSYLGKNYHGWQIQPNAISVQEVVQKSLSTILRNPIEVVAAGRTDAGVHASQMFIHFDTELDLDSDVYCYKMNALLPDDIVFHRIFKVNKDAHTRFDAIKRSYEYKILLGKSPFTTDTEWQINHQLNIDAMNQAAKHLLDFTDFKCFSRSKTDVRTYNCDISRAEFILNGNQLVFHISADRFLRNMVRAIVGTLYAVGLGKMSPENIKNIINSKERSNAGASAPAHGLFLTEILYPENIKNVIK; from the coding sequence TTGAGGTACTTTGCAGAACTCTCTTATTTAGGTAAAAATTATCACGGATGGCAAATACAACCAAATGCCATTAGTGTACAAGAAGTGGTACAAAAAAGCCTTTCTACAATTTTAAGAAACCCAATAGAAGTGGTTGCTGCAGGTAGAACAGATGCAGGAGTACACGCTTCTCAAATGTTTATTCATTTTGACACAGAACTCGATTTAGATTCCGATGTTTATTGTTATAAAATGAATGCATTATTGCCAGATGATATTGTTTTTCATCGCATCTTTAAAGTAAACAAAGATGCTCATACTCGTTTTGATGCTATCAAAAGAAGTTATGAATACAAAATATTATTAGGAAAAAGTCCTTTTACTACTGATACAGAATGGCAAATAAATCATCAATTAAATATTGATGCAATGAATCAAGCAGCTAAACATTTACTTGATTTTACTGATTTTAAATGCTTTTCTAGATCTAAAACAGATGTAAGAACTTATAATTGTGATATTAGTAGAGCTGAATTTATTTTAAACGGAAATCAATTGGTATTTCATATCTCTGCAGATCGTTTTTTAAGAAATATGGTTCGTGCAATTGTTGGTACATTATATGCAGTTGGACTTGGTAAAATGTCGCCAGAAAATATAAAGAACATCATCAACAGTAAAGAAAGATCAAATGCAGGAGCTTCTGCCCCAGCCCATGGACTTTTTTTAACTGAAATTTTATACCCAGAAAACATTAAAAATGTCATCAAATAA
- a CDS encoding ABC transporter ATP-binding protein, protein MSSNKKIKVLDINIFSRIMSYAMAYKALFIFTAIFSVCLAAVSAYRPYLIINGIDRFVYTKTEEGFLNFVMLILIALIAEVLLQLCFIYLANLLGQSVIKDIRTKLFKHILKFNMAYFNNSSVGRMVTRVVSDVETIAQFFSQGLFMIVNDILKMFIIAVVMLVINWKLALIAFVVLPVLIYATKVFQKAIKTAFQEVRVQVANLNGFVQERVTGMKIVQLFNRENIEYQKFQDINKKHRTAHIKTVWYFSIFYPIAEVLSSIAVGLIVWFGGRELAENNNVTPGEIIGFIMMTEMLFRPLRQIADKFTTLQMGMVAGDRVFEIMDTKSHIDAQGTFKPKNIKGNIDFKDVVFSYLKDEKILKGISFNVKQGETIAIVGATGAGKSTIINLINRFYDIDSGTILVDGTPIKDYDLNFLRNEIAIVLQDVFLFSDSIKNNISLQKEDITIEEIKNAAQQIGIEEFVESLPGGFEYNVKERGVMLSSGQRQLIAFLRAYVSNPSILILDEATSSIDSHSEQMIQFAIDKITEGRTSIVIAHRLATVKNADRIIVLDQGNIVEEGTHQELLNTNDGFYKNLYDKQFANQQIAS, encoded by the coding sequence ATGTCATCAAATAAAAAAATAAAAGTACTCGACATAAATATATTCAGTCGAATTATGAGCTATGCAATGGCTTATAAAGCGTTATTTATTTTTACAGCTATATTTTCCGTTTGTTTAGCTGCGGTATCTGCTTACAGACCATATTTAATTATTAATGGAATTGACAGGTTTGTATACACCAAAACGGAAGAAGGTTTTTTAAACTTTGTAATGCTAATTTTAATAGCATTAATAGCCGAAGTTTTATTGCAATTATGCTTTATATACCTAGCCAACCTATTAGGACAAAGTGTAATTAAAGATATTAGAACCAAACTTTTTAAGCATATTTTAAAGTTTAACATGGCCTATTTTAACAACTCTTCTGTTGGTAGAATGGTTACTCGTGTGGTTTCTGATGTAGAAACGATTGCACAATTTTTTAGTCAAGGTTTATTTATGATTGTGAACGATATTCTTAAAATGTTTATCATCGCAGTAGTCATGCTTGTCATCAACTGGAAATTGGCTTTAATTGCTTTTGTGGTATTACCTGTTTTAATTTATGCAACCAAAGTTTTTCAAAAAGCCATCAAAACTGCTTTTCAAGAAGTACGTGTTCAAGTAGCCAACCTAAATGGTTTTGTGCAAGAGAGGGTTACAGGAATGAAAATTGTACAACTTTTTAATAGAGAAAATATTGAATATCAAAAGTTTCAAGACATCAATAAAAAACACAGAACAGCACACATTAAAACGGTTTGGTATTTTTCTATTTTCTATCCTATTGCCGAGGTTTTATCATCTATTGCCGTAGGATTAATAGTTTGGTTTGGAGGTAGAGAATTGGCAGAAAACAACAATGTTACTCCTGGTGAAATTATTGGATTTATTATGATGACAGAAATGTTATTTAGACCTTTAAGACAAATTGCCGATAAATTTACCACTTTACAAATGGGAATGGTTGCTGGTGATCGTGTGTTCGAAATTATGGATACCAAAAGCCATATTGATGCTCAAGGAACTTTTAAACCTAAAAACATCAAAGGGAATATTGATTTTAAAGATGTTGTTTTTAGTTATTTAAAAGATGAAAAAATTCTTAAAGGAATCTCTTTTAATGTTAAACAAGGAGAAACTATTGCTATTGTTGGTGCTACAGGTGCTGGTAAATCAACAATAATAAATCTTATCAATCGTTTTTACGACATAGATAGTGGAACTATTTTAGTTGATGGAACCCCTATAAAAGATTATGATTTAAACTTTTTAAGAAACGAAATTGCTATTGTTTTGCAAGATGTTTTCTTATTTTCTGATAGTATTAAAAACAATATTAGTTTACAAAAAGAAGACATTACTATAGAAGAAATTAAAAATGCAGCTCAACAAATTGGGATAGAAGAATTTGTAGAAAGTTTACCTGGAGGCTTTGAATATAATGTTAAAGAACGTGGAGTAATGCTATCTTCTGGACAAAGACAATTAATCGCTTTTTTAAGAGCTTATGTTTCTAACCCAAGTATTTTAATTTTAGATGAAGCGACTTCTTCTATTGACTCACACTCCGAACAAATGATTCAGTTTGCTATTGATAAAATAACAGAGGGAAGAACTAGTATTGTAATTGCACATCGTTTGGCAACTGTAAAAAATGCCGATAGAATTATTGTATTAGATCAAGGAAATATTGTTGAAGAAGGAACACATCAAGAACTATTAAATACCAATGATGGTTTTTATAAAAACTTATACGACAAACAATTCGCTAACCAACAAATTGCTTCATAA
- a CDS encoding Rid family detoxifying hydrolase: protein MKKIYQTVNAPAPVGPYNQAVSVHGILYVSGQIAIDPKTGEFVTDNIQSETNQVMKNIQAILLEAGATFENVVKASIFLANMDDFADVNKVYASYFNEITAPARECVEVSKLPKNVSVEISVIAHL, encoded by the coding sequence ATGAAAAAAATATATCAAACAGTAAATGCTCCTGCACCAGTAGGACCTTATAATCAAGCGGTATCTGTTCATGGAATCTTATATGTTTCTGGACAAATTGCCATCGATCCTAAAACAGGAGAGTTTGTTACAGATAATATTCAGTCTGAAACAAATCAGGTAATGAAAAATATTCAAGCCATATTATTAGAAGCAGGTGCTACTTTTGAAAACGTAGTAAAAGCCTCTATATTTTTGGCTAATATGGATGATTTTGCAGATGTTAATAAAGTTTATGCTAGCTATTTTAATGAAATTACAGCACCAGCAAGAGAATGTGTAGAAGTTTCTAAATTGCCTAAAAATGTATCTGTAGAAATTTCTGTTATTGCACATCTATAA